From Pararhizobium sp. A13:
TCGAACATCAGCGCCGCCTCCTCATTGGCACGCTGGAAGGCTTCGAACACCTTTTGGCGTCTGTCTTCGTCCCGCACGACAATGAAATTCCACGGCTGCATGAAACCGACGGAGGGTGCGCTGTGGGCGGCGGCAAGCAGCCGTGCGATCACATCGTCCGGCAGTGGTGTCGGAAGGAACTGATCGCGCACGTCACGGCGTGTCTCGATGGCGCGGTAGACGGCGGCGCGCTCGTCCGGTGAAAATGCCTCCGCCCTGACAAGGCGGTCTTGCGGTTCCGTTTGCATCGTTTGATCCCCAACAATGCGAAACCTCCCGCCGTCCGCGCGGGGCTGGTCTATCTCGTCAGGCCGGTCTTCTGACTGCGGATCAACCCGCCTTGCCGCCTTCCCAAATCACATGAGGATTCAGTGGCAGAATTCTGAAAATATTCAGAAATTCATTCTAGCAAGGCCGTCCCCGTCACAGCGTTGGGCACGTCCCGGATTTTCACCGGATTCCCGATTCTCCCGCTTTCGCGGGCACCTGAACCAAACCGATAAAGGCACAGCGGGCCGCCGAATGCAAGCGGCCCAACGTTCTCCTCACAGGGCGGCAACCGGATGTGGTGAACCGTCATAAGCGCCCCAGATCGACTGATCGAAGCAGATCACCGAGCCGGTTATCAGGCCGGATTCGGCCGACGACAGATAGGCACAGGCCCGCGCCACCTCGGCCGGATCGACAAGACGACCGAAAGGCTGGCTTGCAGCCGCCTTCTCCAGCCAGTCGTTGGCAGCGCCATGAAACTCGCGCTGGATGCGATCCTCACCTTCCGACGCCATCCACCCGATGTTGAGCCCGTTGACGCGGATGCGGTTGCGCAACACCGCATAAGCGGTGTTCTTGGTCAGTGTTTCCAGCGCGCCCTTGGAGGCGCAATAGGCGGAGATGAACGGCTGCCCGGCCTTGGCCGACATCGAGCCGATATTGACGATCGTCCCCTCTGTCTTTTCCCGGCGCATCACCTTGATCGCCTCCTGCATCAGGAAGAACGGCGCGCGCACGTTGACGGCGAACATGCGGTCGAACAATTCCGGGGTTGTATCGAGGATGGTGCCGCGATCGGTAATCGCAGCCGCATTCACCAGCGCATCAACGCGGCCAAACTGCGTATCGCAGGCAGCGACGACCTTGCGTGCGTCCTTCACCTCTCCGAGATCGGCCTGTACATACACCACCTTGGTACCCGCAGCCCTACCGATCTCGGCCGCCTTGGCCTCGCCTTTTGCGGCATTGCGGCCACAGATGACGATGCCAGCGGCGCCCCGTTCGGCAAACAGCGCCGCGATCGTCGCTCCCAACCCTTGGGTACCGCCGGTCACAATCGCGATCTTGCCGTCAAGGCGGCCATAGTCGTTGCTCATTCCGTTTCCTCCGTTTTGAAATGGCGATGATGCAGAAAACTTCCGTCCGGAAACCGGACGGAAGTTTGACATGCCGGGTGCGCCGGCGTCAGCTCAGTTTCTTCTCCGCCTGTGCCGCAAGCGCGCCAGCGAAGGCCGCCGCCTCCCACCCGCCGGCCAGCGCCTCATGCATCAACTGCGCCTGCGTCTTCGGCGCCAGTCCGCCGAGCGGCGGATCGCGGTCCAGATTGGTCGGGAAGGAATAACCTTCCGCGCAGGACGCGATCGCGTTGGCCGCCTGCGCGTCAGATAGCCGTCCATCGGCCAGCATGGCTTTCAGGGCCGGATAGAGCGTTGCACTCATCCGCTCGCGGTTGACCGTCTCCATCGCCCGACCGAAGGCGGACGAAACCTGCAGCAGATTGGCGACACGCTTGATGTCGGCCGAACGATTGGTGCCGGCAGCGTGGAAAAGCGCCGGATTAAAGAACACCAGATCGCCCTTGGACAGCGGCAGTTGCACGTGGTTCTTATCGAAATAGTCGCCAAACTCCTGTCGTTTCAGGGCCAGATAACCCGGCACATAGGTCTGGCTGTAGGGCATGAACAGCGTCGGACCGCTTTCGAGCGGCATATCGCAATGGGCAACCGCCCCCTGCAAGGTGAGCACCGGCGACAGCCGATGCACATGGGCAGGAAACTGCTCGATCACGGCCGATGTCTGGAAGCCGAGATGGTAGTCTCGATGCGCCGATTGCGCCGCACCACCCGGATTGACCCGGTTGACCTGCGCCGTCATCTGGTAGCTCGGCCCGAGCCAGGCTTCGCTGACCAGCGCGATCAGCGTGTTGCCGTAATAGGCCGCGAAATTCTCCGGATCCTTGAGGCAGTGCTTTTCCAGCGAATTCCAGATCCGGTCATTGGCGCCGGGCTTGGCAAAATGGTCGCCGCCTCCGGTATTGGTGCGATGCTGCTCTTTGATGATCTCGTCGAAGACACCGCTTGCCGTATCGATGACGCCCGTATCCTCGAAAGCCTGCTTCAGGACGATGACGCCCGGGCCCATCGCGAAGGCCTCACAGATCTCCGCGAGCACCGCGCGACGTCCATCGTCTGTTTCGGCCGCCTTCAGAACACTGGCGCCGTCATAGATCAGCACATTTTTCTCGACGCTTGCCGCATGCTGATAGTCGCTGAGCAGCGTCCTCCGCTCCACCTCGCGTCGGAAATCCTCCAGATCGCAGGCCGCTTCCGTTAGCCAGACCCGATCGGCGCGCTGCCTCAGAGCATTGTCGGTCTTCATCCTTTTTTCCTCCCACTTGGTGCCGTTCGATGGCCCGACTATACGTGGTGGAAAAACCTGATATAGAGCAGAAATCCATCAAAACACCATCAGAGCAAGACCAAATGGCGCATGAGTTTCTGGTCAAGGACATTGCCTTCCAGGCAGGCCTCAGCACCGCGACCGTCGATCGGGTGCTCAACGGTCGGCAAGGCGTGCGCAAGCAGACCGAAATGCGCGTGCGTGCCGCCATCCGGGAACTGGAAAAGCAGCAGGCCGGCATGGAGGTTCAGGGGCGGAAATTCGGCATCGACATCGTCATGGAAGCGCCGGAGCGATTTACCAACGCGGTCCGTGACGCCTTCGAAAGCGAGAGCCTCACCTTCCTGCCGACGATCTTCCGGTCCCGTTTCCATTTTGCCGAGACGGTGCGGCCGCACGAGATCGTCCAGCTACTCGACCGCATTCGCCTGCGAGGCACCGACGGCATCGTGCTGAAAGCGCCCGACGTTCCCGATATCAGCGCCGCCGTCGTCCGGCTCGAACAGTCCGGCATTCCCGTCGTGACGCTGGTCACCGACCTGCCGAACGCGCCGCGCACCGCCTATGCCGGGGCGGACAATAGGGCCGCCGGAGAGACCGCCGCCTATCTGATCGGCGAGCGGTTCGCTGGAAGTCCGGCAACCGTGCTGGTGACGCTGTCGAGCAGCCGGTTCCGGGGCGAAGAGGAGCGGGAGATCGGTTTCCGCCGAACCTTGCGCGACCGCTACCCGTCGATCGGGATCGTGGAGGTCAGCGAAGGGCTTGGCCGCGACGAAGCAACCGGCGCACTCGCGGCAGAGGCCCTGTCCGCCAATCCGGGCATCAACGCCGTCTATTCGATCGGCGGCGGCAACCGGGCGGTGCTTGCCGCTATTGCTGAGGCCGCCAGGCCCTGCACCATTTTCGTCGCGCATGATCTCGATGCCGACAATCTCGATCTGCTGCGCAGCGGACAAATCCACTTCATTCTGCATCATGATCTGAAAGCCGATGTCCGCACGGCCTTCCGCGCGATCATGAACCGTCGCGGGGCCTTGGCCAATTCGAAAGGAACGCACCTCTCGGCTGTGGAAGTCATCACGCCCT
This genomic window contains:
- a CDS encoding SDR family oxidoreductase is translated as MSNDYGRLDGKIAIVTGGTQGLGATIAALFAERGAAGIVICGRNAAKGEAKAAEIGRAAGTKVVYVQADLGEVKDARKVVAACDTQFGRVDALVNAAAITDRGTILDTTPELFDRMFAVNVRAPFFLMQEAIKVMRREKTEGTIVNIGSMSAKAGQPFISAYCASKGALETLTKNTAYAVLRNRIRVNGLNIGWMASEGEDRIQREFHGAANDWLEKAAASQPFGRLVDPAEVARACAYLSSAESGLITGSVICFDQSIWGAYDGSPHPVAAL
- a CDS encoding phytanoyl-CoA dioxygenase family protein; this encodes MKTDNALRQRADRVWLTEAACDLEDFRREVERRTLLSDYQHAASVEKNVLIYDGASVLKAAETDDGRRAVLAEICEAFAMGPGVIVLKQAFEDTGVIDTASGVFDEIIKEQHRTNTGGGDHFAKPGANDRIWNSLEKHCLKDPENFAAYYGNTLIALVSEAWLGPSYQMTAQVNRVNPGGAAQSAHRDYHLGFQTSAVIEQFPAHVHRLSPVLTLQGAVAHCDMPLESGPTLFMPYSQTYVPGYLALKRQEFGDYFDKNHVQLPLSKGDLVFFNPALFHAAGTNRSADIKRVANLLQVSSAFGRAMETVNRERMSATLYPALKAMLADGRLSDAQAANAIASCAEGYSFPTNLDRDPPLGGLAPKTQAQLMHEALAGGWEAAAFAGALAAQAEKKLS
- a CDS encoding LacI family DNA-binding transcriptional regulator, whose product is MAHEFLVKDIAFQAGLSTATVDRVLNGRQGVRKQTEMRVRAAIRELEKQQAGMEVQGRKFGIDIVMEAPERFTNAVRDAFESESLTFLPTIFRSRFHFAETVRPHEIVQLLDRIRLRGTDGIVLKAPDVPDISAAVVRLEQSGIPVVTLVTDLPNAPRTAYAGADNRAAGETAAYLIGERFAGSPATVLVTLSSSRFRGEEEREIGFRRTLRDRYPSIGIVEVSEGLGRDEATGALAAEALSANPGINAVYSIGGGNRAVLAAIAEAARPCTIFVAHDLDADNLDLLRSGQIHFILHHDLKADVRTAFRAIMNRRGALANSKGTHLSAVEVITPYNIPAWVR